In a single window of the Montipora capricornis isolate CH-2021 chromosome 11, ASM3666992v2, whole genome shotgun sequence genome:
- the LOC138023930 gene encoding neuropeptide FF receptor 1-like produces MSESADDAVTAVHCILVIVNIVGSTPVCVIILKNREMRISINYLLLNLAVADMTFAVFLTPKFILSQTFTHPDGAAGKAFCRLLTGGTLGWLGGASSAFTLVVIAVERYFAVMYPLGNKGRLTKRKLQVIIPGSWIFSLIITFPGFLVTNFDKKIERCGETFPDQWLAKAYSLTWILATTAVPLALMVGLYSMVVYTLWFKRNDDNELTYRQKGVMKVRKRVTLMLITVSLIFGISWGTSSVSYVLKHFFS; encoded by the exons ATGTCAGAATCAGCCGATGATGCCGTAACAGCGGTACACTGCATACTCGTCATTGTAAACATTGTTGGGAGCACCCCTGTTTGTGTCATCATATTGAAAAATAGAGAAATGAG GATTTCCATCAACTATCTCCTTCTGAACTTAGCTGTGGCAGACATGACTTTCGCGGTATTTCTTACACCAAAGTTCATTTTAAGCCAAACGTTTACCCACCCAGACGGGGCGGCTGGTAAAGCTTTTTGCAGGCTTTTGACAGGTGGAACATTGGGCTGGCTTGGAGGGGCTTCCTCGGCGTTTACGCTGGTGGTTATTGCTGTTGAACGATACTTTGCTGTGATGTATCCTCTTGGGAACAAAGGGAGACTTACGAAGCGCAAGCTTCAG GTGATCATACCTGGCTCTTGGATCTTTTCACTTATCATCACCTTCCCCGGATTCCTGGTAACGAACTTTGACAAAAAAATCGAACGCTGTGGGGAGACCTTCCCTGATCAGTGGTTGGCCAAGGCTTATAGCTTGACTTGGATTTTAGCTACAACTGCTGTTCCTTTAGCACTGATGGTTGGCTTGTATTCCATGGTCGTGTACACTTTGTGGTTCAAACGTAATGACGACAATGAACTTACCTACCGCCAAAAG GGTGTCATGAAAGTACGGAAGAGAGTCACTTTGATGCTCATAACTGTCAGCTTGATCTTTGGAATCTCTTGGGGGACGAGTTCAGTTTCCTACGTTTTAAAGCATTTTTTCTCCTAA